The segment CGCGTTTTGCGTAACAACTTATCCGATAAATGCTTATACTTTTGTAGCTGGTATTTTTCAAACTTAAAACCATTTGATTATGTCAGCTAACAAACAACAAGACAGCCACAGACCGCCATCGGATGGTGGCATGGCAAAGGAGGAATTCATCCGAGTGGGGACTACGCTTTACAAGATTGTGGAGCAGCCCAAACTGAACGGAGGGTATGTAAGGAAACGCATAGCATGGAACAACGAAACCCTGCGCCAAGACTACGGCAAGGACTACATCGGCAGCGTTCCCAAGTATGACGGCTTCTGCACCGTACCCGAACACATCGGCTACCATCCCGTGGTCGGCAAGTTCCTTAACCTCTATGAACCGATAGACCACCAACCTAAAGAGGGCGATTTCTCGCATATCCAATCTTTGGTAGGTCACATCTTCGGGGAGCAATACGAGTTGGGCATGGACTACCTACAACTGCTCTACTTGTACCCCATTCAAAAGCTGCCTATCCTGCTGTTGGTATCAGAGGAACGCAACACAGGCAAAAGCACATTTCTGAATTTTCTAAAACTCCTATTTCAGAACAATGTAACCTTTAACACCAACGAGGATTTCCGTAGCCAATTCAATTCCGACTGGGCCGGCAAACTGCTTATCGTGGTGGACGAGGTGCTGCTCAACCGTAGGGAGGACAGCGAGCGGTTGAAGAACCTAAGCACCACACTTTCCTACAAGGTGGAAGCCAAAGGCAAAGACCGTGACGAGATAGCGTTTTTCGCCAAGTTCGTGCTATGCTCCAACAACGAGTACTTGCCTGTAATCATTGATGCAGGGGAAACACGCTATTGGGTACGCAAGATAGACCGCTTGCAGTCTGATGATACCGACTTCCTGCAAAAGCTGAAAGCGGAGATACCCGCCTTTCTTCATTTCCTGCAACACAGAACACTATCCACCGAAAAGGAAAGCCGTATGTGGTTTGCTCCATCGCTGTTGCATACCGAAGCCTTGCAGAAGATAATCCGCAGCAACCGTAACCGACTGGAGATAGAGATGCACGAGCTGATACTTGACATCATGGATAGTGTCGGCACGGACACATTCTCGTTCTGCTACAACGACATTCTTCTGTTGCTGGTACACTCGCAGGTAAAAGTGGAGAAGCACCAAGTCCGAAAGGTGTTGCAGGAGTGTTGGAAACTTACGCCTGCACCCAACGGACTGACCTATACCACCTACCAATTCAACTACAATCGGGAGTGTCGGTATGAGCCTGTAAAACGGGTCGGTCGTTTCTATTCTGTCACGAGGGAACAACTTGAATCCCTGTAATATCATTCTTTTTTTTGTTGAATTGATGAATAAGGATATAACTATGCTGACAATAAACAATATACACTCTCAACAAAATCTCAACAATCGAAAAGAGAAGTTGAGAGAGGAACAGCACCCGATTGTTGATTTCTCTTTTGGCGAGTGGTTTGTTGAGAAGATGTTGAGCAAATATCTTTCTGTAAATAAATGTGTTATATAAGCCATTCAACAAATCAACGTTTTTACAATCATCATCAAATCTATAGAATATCATGAACATACAAGAAGTTAAACAAATCAGAATCGCAGACTATCTGCAAAGTTTGGGTTACACGCCCGTCAAGCAACAGGGCAGCAGCTTTTGGTACAAATCACCGCTGAGAGAGGAAACGGACGCATCTTTCAAGGTAAACACAGAACTCAACAAATGGTACGATTTTGGACTTGGCAAGGGCGGTAACATCATCGCATTGGCAGCGGAACTCTACCATACGGAAGATGTAACCTGCCTGTTGAAGCGCATAGAGGAACGGACACCATACATCCGCCCTGCATCGTTTTCTTTTGGCAAGCAGCAATCCGACAACCGCACTTATCGGGTATTAAGAGTTGGCGAGCTGTCATCACCTGCGCTCATTGCCTATCTGCAAGAAAGGGGGATAGACATTGAACTCGCCAAAAGGGAGTGTAAGGAACTGCGGTTTGAGAATGCCGACAAACCCTATTTCGCCATCGGCTTCCCGAATATGGCAAGAGGGTATGAAGTGCGTAATAGATACTTCAAGGGATGTGTCGCCCCGAAGGACATCACCCATATCCGACAGCAAAAAGAGCCACGAACCGTCTGTTATCTTTTCGAGGGCTTCATGGATTATCTCTCGTTCCTGACCATCCGAGTAAAGAACAATCCGCAACACCCACGATTGAATGCACAGGATTACGTCATTCTCAACTCCGTTTCCAACCTCTCGAAAGCGGAAAGCATATTGGCAACCTATACCCGAATCGGCTGTTTCCTTGACAATGACACAGCAGGACGGAACGCATACGCCAACCTGCAACGGATGTTGGGTGACCGCTTGCAGGATATGTCGGTTCACTATGCAGGGTATAATGACTTGAACGAGTACCTGTGCAAAAAACTCTTGTCCCAATCGACAGAGCCGATAAAGGAGGAGAAGCAAGTACAATCCGCAAGGCGGATGATGCAGCCACCGAAAAAGAAAGGGCTGAAAATATAGAGGGGAACAGGTTCGCTTTCCCAAGGGTATTTA is part of the Parabacteroides sp. AD58 genome and harbors:
- a CDS encoding primase-helicase family protein, which encodes MSANKQQDSHRPPSDGGMAKEEFIRVGTTLYKIVEQPKLNGGYVRKRIAWNNETLRQDYGKDYIGSVPKYDGFCTVPEHIGYHPVVGKFLNLYEPIDHQPKEGDFSHIQSLVGHIFGEQYELGMDYLQLLYLYPIQKLPILLLVSEERNTGKSTFLNFLKLLFQNNVTFNTNEDFRSQFNSDWAGKLLIVVDEVLLNRREDSERLKNLSTTLSYKVEAKGKDRDEIAFFAKFVLCSNNEYLPVIIDAGETRYWVRKIDRLQSDDTDFLQKLKAEIPAFLHFLQHRTLSTEKESRMWFAPSLLHTEALQKIIRSNRNRLEIEMHELILDIMDSVGTDTFSFCYNDILLLLVHSQVKVEKHQVRKVLQECWKLTPAPNGLTYTTYQFNYNRECRYEPVKRVGRFYSVTREQLESL
- a CDS encoding toprim domain-containing protein, with amino-acid sequence MNIQEVKQIRIADYLQSLGYTPVKQQGSSFWYKSPLREETDASFKVNTELNKWYDFGLGKGGNIIALAAELYHTEDVTCLLKRIEERTPYIRPASFSFGKQQSDNRTYRVLRVGELSSPALIAYLQERGIDIELAKRECKELRFENADKPYFAIGFPNMARGYEVRNRYFKGCVAPKDITHIRQQKEPRTVCYLFEGFMDYLSFLTIRVKNNPQHPRLNAQDYVILNSVSNLSKAESILATYTRIGCFLDNDTAGRNAYANLQRMLGDRLQDMSVHYAGYNDLNEYLCKKLLSQSTEPIKEEKQVQSARRMMQPPKKKGLKI